One genomic window of Monodelphis domestica isolate mMonDom1 chromosome 1, mMonDom1.pri, whole genome shotgun sequence includes the following:
- the LOC130458612 gene encoding phosphatidylinositol N-acetylglucosaminyltransferase subunit Y-like produces the protein MVQAGREAEARGPAASPTMLLSLPTLTVLVPLISLGGLIYSASVEDDFPHGCTSTSSLCFYSLLLPVLLPVCVILYLWTWTQN, from the coding sequence ATGGTGCAGGCGGGGAGGGAGGCCGAGGCGCGGGGCCCAGCCGCGAGCCCGACGATGCTGCTGTCGCTGCCCACGCTCACCGTGCTGGTGCCGCTCATCTCTCTGGGCGGCCTCATCTACTCGGCCTCGGTGGAGGACGACTTCCCGCACGGCTGCACCAGCACGAGCAGCCTGTGCTTCTACAGCCTGCTGCTGCCCGTCCTGCTGCCGGTCTGCGTCATCCTCTACCTGTGGACCTGGACGCAGAACTAG